The Archangium primigenium genomic interval ACGAAGCCGCCAAAGGTGTAGTTGAAGACCGACGCGAGCCAGGGCGCCTGGCCGGGCTGCTTCGCCTGGAACTCGAACGCCGGGCCCAGGTAGGGGTGGCGGCCCAGGTCCTCATGGGCCTCGGCGGGCGGAGGCGTGTAGCGGTCCTTCCACAGCGCGATGTCCTCCACCAGGTTCGCCAATTCCGGCCGCAGCCGCAGGTCCGTCACCGTGCCGCTGCCGATGATGAGCTTGTCGAAGGTGAAGGTGCCCTGAGGCGTGGTCACCTCGGCGGCGTCGCCCACGGCGCGCGTGCTCAGCCAGGGGCTCTCCGGGTGCAGGTGGAACTGGGGGAAGGCGCGCGCCCGGCGGTACGTGTCGGTGGGCGGCAACTGCCCCATCTCCATGATGCGGCGGATGAAGCGCCAGCGGTCCGCGTCCGGCAGGTCGCCGTGGTGCTTGAGGAAGCCCACGAACTCGGCCCAGCGGTAGGCGTTCACCGTGGGCAGCGTCTTGCGGCGGTAGAACAGGTGCACCGCGCCCGCGCCCCGCTCGAGCGCCACCGAGGCGTTGTCGAACGCCGAGGCGCCCGCGCCCAGCACGCCCACGCGCTTGCCACGCAGCGCCTCGAAGTCGATGGCCTCCTGGGTGTGGGCCCACAGCGCGCGCGGCAGGTGCGTCACCGCGGACGGCGCCTCCCAGCGCCCCGAGCCGTCGATGCCCATGGCGAGCACCACCTTGCGCGCCAGCAGCGTCTCCCCGGCGCCCTCGCCCCGCGAGGGCTTCACCGGCACGGCGAAGCAGCCCTCCTCGGGCAGCCAGGTGAGCGCGCCCACCCGCGTCTCGTGGCGCACGGGGATGCCCAGCAGGCGGTGGTACCAGTGCAGGTAGTCCGCCCACAGCTCCTTGGGGATGAGG includes:
- a CDS encoding FAD/NAD(P)-binding protein, whose amino-acid sequence is MSSSTLAALEASIRRDLEHLDYPKRSWVLPRQTREGRAVLDVLVVGGGQSGLAAAFGLMREKVTNLLVVDDSPAGLAGPWKTFARMITLRTPKHVTGPDHNLPNLCIQSWYEAQYGEEAWKSLGLIPKELWADYLHWYHRLLGIPVRHETRVGALTWLPEEGCFAVPVKPSRGEGAGETLLARKVVLAMGIDGSGRWEAPSAVTHLPRALWAHTQEAIDFEALRGKRVGVLGAGASAFDNASVALERGAGAVHLFYRRKTLPTVNAYRWAEFVGFLKHHGDLPDADRWRFIRRIMEMGQLPPTDTYRRARAFPQFHLHPESPWLSTRAVGDAAEVTTPQGTFTFDKLIIGSGTVTDLRLRPELANLVEDIALWKDRYTPPPAEAHEDLGRHPYLGPAFEFQAKQPGQAPWLASVFNYTFGGFVSLGLGGASISGMKYSLPRLVSGITRQLYVEDKDAHFASLMKFDLKEFEP